The Terriglobia bacterium genome contains the following window.
ACATCAACGAATACCTGACCATGGGCTACAAGTTCGAAGGAATCGAGAAGGAGTATCTCACGCGGCTCTTCTTCGGAGATTACGCGCCGATGTTCTGGACCGTGCAGGCCGTCGGTGTGTTCATCCCAGCGCTGCTGTTAATGGCCGTGTTGGGGCTGGGCCGCCATCAGTCCTTCACCATCCCCGGCGTCGCGCTGGCTTCGTTTTTGGCCATTGTGGGCGCCTGGGCCAAGCGCTATCTCATCGTGGTTCCCACGCTCTCGAGCCCCTTCCTTCCCGGGCAAAGGATTCCCTGGGAATGGACGCACTATCGGCCCACCTGGGTGGAATGGTCCGTCACCGCGGCGGCCGTGGCCGTGTTTCTGCTGATCTATGCGCTGTTCTCCAAGCTGTTCCCGATGGTCTCTATATGGGAGACGCGCGAGCCGGAAGTAGCCCCAGTGGAAACGGAAGCTGCTGCGCCCGCCCCTCGCGGCTGGGGCGCGATTTCCTCGATCCCGATCGTCCTGATCACGCTGACTCTCGCAGGCGCCAGCCTGGCCCACGCTGGCGAGACCCGAAAGCCCCGGAAACCTGCGCCGACCGCGCTCTCCTTGGAATGGCAAGCTCTCCCTGCGGACAAACTTGCAGCGACCTCGCCGGAGGAAGCGCCGCCGGACGCCATTACCGCAGGACGGGTGCAGCACAGCCTTTCGCAACTCTTTGGACAACTGCACTTCGGTTCCAAGAGTGGGGAAGAGCAGAAGCCGTCCTCCGCAATCGCCCTGAAGGCCACGTTGAAGGATGCGAGGGGAGCTCCTGTTGCCATGCAGGCGGTGAGCTTTTCCTTGCGCACCTCCTTTGGACTTGTCCAGTACGGGAGCCGGCCAACTAATGAAGAAGGAAAAGCGGAATTAGTTGTTCGCGACCAGCGCTACGGCAGGTACCCGGTGCTGGTCGCCTATGGCGGCGATGAGGCCTTCGGCGGCACCCGCGCCGAGATCCTGGTGGATTTTGGCTCGCGTCCGACTCCTGCGCTGCCCACAGCGGGCGTTCTTATCGCCCCGTACGCCACGGCCGCCATCGGCCTGCCCTTTGTAATTTTTTACGGGATCATGTGGGTTGTGTATTTGTACGCCTTTGGCTACTTAATCCTCTGGCGCATGCGCCGTTCGGGGCAGGAGAAACATCCCCACTGACCGCTGGGTGTCTGCCGGGCGGCGATTCAGACGCGCGCCGGAACCAACCGCTTTTTGCATGCGCTAAGCCAGGGAGAAAGCACAGTCCTTGCAATTGCGTAAGGCAGGTGACGGATGAGAGGAAACAGGTTACAGAGTGCGTGCAAAGTGCAGCGGACCTCTGCGCTTTCCCAGTTCAATTCCTGGCTGACCTTCCGCCGCCTCTCCTCGTGCCTCTCCGTGCCCGTGTTGTGTGCGGCGCTGCTGCTGGCAGCCGGAGCAGGATTCGGGCAGGGGAACCCTGCTGCGGCAGGGGCGGACCAGCACCCCAACGCCGGCCAAGTTTGGACGCCGCAGTTGAACGCGGCGGATCGCTGCGCAACGTGTCATCCGCAACTCCCCCCGCCCAACACCACGCAACTCTCCCTCCAGCAGCCCAACCGCGTGGATCCGCTCGTCCCCCATCACACGAAGGACTGGGGCTGCACCGTGTGTCACCGCGGCCAGGGCGCCGCTGCAGAAAAAGAGCAGGCCCATCAGCCCGAGCTCGCCCCGGCGCAACCCCTCCTTCCGACCAGCTACATCCAGGCTTCCTGCGGCATCTGCCATCGCGCGGATCTCCCGGATACTCCTCAATTGAACCGCGGTCGCCTGCTGCTCAGTGAATTCGGTTGCCTGGGGTGCCACCGTCTGGAGGGTATCGAGCGCCCCGCCATGCTCGGTCCGGACCTGACCGACATCGGAAGCAAAGTCAGCGCCGAGTGGATCTACAAGTGGCTGAAAGAGCCGCGCACGATCATCGACGATGCGGGCAACGCCATAGTGAGCGGCTACCAAATGGAGCCGCGCATGCCTCAGTTCCGCCTGAACGAGGAGGAACTCCGGGACCTCTCCGCGTACTTGAGTTCCCTCCGCAGCAAGCCGCTGGAACCCTATAAGTTCGATCCCCAAGTGGTGGCGGCCTTGGAAAACAGTCCGGATCTGGTGGATCAAGGAGAAGCTCGCTTCCGCCAGATGTTTTGTACCACGTGCCATTCCCTGGCCGTGACCCGGGGCGGCGAGACCAAGCTCATTGGCGGAGACATCGGACCCGAAATGACCAAGGTCGGCAGCAAGGTGAATCCAGACTGGCTGGTGGCCTGGCTCCGCAATCCGCAGGCCTTCCTCCCGAAGAGCAAGATGCCGCGCTACGAGTGGTCGGATCAGGACCTCTATGTGGTCACTCGTTTTATCAGCACAAAACTGACGGACCCGGACCTGCTGCAGGGAATTCCGAAACTGGGGGCGCCTACCCCGGAACAGATTCGTTTCGGCCGTCGCCAGTTCCTGAAGAAAGGATGCGGGAGCTGCCACGCGGTTTCGGGCATGAAGCTGCAGGAAGATTTTGGGCCGAACCTTGCCAGCCTGGGCGCGGAGAGTATTTCCCACCTGCATTTTGGCAATGCCAAGATTCCTCGGAGCCTGGTCGCCTATCTCCAGGCGAAAATCAGCGACCCTATCTCCGTGAATCCCACCGCGGAAATGCCGCAGTATCGTTTCAACTCCGCGGACCTGGATGCGATGACGACGGCGCTGCTGAGCATGACGGGCGCTCCCTCCAGCGGCGCGATGGAGCGCCTGATCGTGCCGCGCACGCAAGCGGAGTTTCACCCCACCGGCGCATTCGCGCAGGTCTACGAGCGATACAAATGTTATGTCTGCCACCAATTCAACGGTTACGGCGGGACGCTCGCGACGGACCTCTCTTACGAAGGCAGCCGCGCGCAGCGCCAGTGGCTGATTGACTTTCTAAAGAACCCGCAGACCCTGCGTCCCAGTCTCATACTGCGCATGCCGCAGTTCAACATGACCGACCAGGAAGCTTCCATCCTGGCTGACTCCATCGGCCGGGATCTCCGGAGTCCCGCGGTAAATCCCGCCAGCGTGGAACCCGCGCAGTTCACGCCCCAGATGGCGGCGCTGGGCAAGCAGCTTTACGAGGTGAAGTATCAGTGCCAGGCCTGCCACTCCATCGGGGCGGGCGGCGGATACGTCGGACCCGACTTGAGCAACGTGGGGAACTGGATGACGGCGGCCTGGATCGAAGCGTGGCTGAAGGACCCGCAGGCGCTGCTGCCCGGAGGCATCGAGCCGCGCCGCGCTCTGGCCGAAGACGAGGTCAAGGCGCTCACTGCGTATCTGATGACTTTGCGGCAGAGCGAGCCAGCGGGGCGCGCGGCTGCGGCAGCAGGAGTGGGGCAATGAGGAAGCACTTTGCGTTTGTCGCGCTGGCGCTCTACCTGGCCATGAACTTTTCAGCTTACCGCGGGGGCGCTACGGTACAAGCTGAACCGCGGCAAAAAGCGTATGCGATGGAGCCCGACTGGAACGACCCGCAACGCTTGATCCCGCTGAATTATCAGCAGGCGCGCGGCAAACGCCTGTTCTATCAATATTGCGTCTGGTGCCATGCGGATTCGACTCCAGCTGGACCCTCCAACCGCTCGAACCTGAACCCGGTCCCGCCGTTGCTGAATGACGGGGCCGCCTTGAACGGAAAGAGCAACGAATTCCTGCTCGACATCACCACACTGGGGGGCAGCGCGATGGGGAAATCGGCGATGATGCCTCCTTATGGACGGACGTTGACCCGCGAGGAAATTCAGGCGTTGATCGCCTATGCTCGTGCTATTGCACAGCCGCTCTATCAGCCTCCGGCCCCTCGAGAACCCGAACACTGAGGCAGATGAACAGCGAGCGCGCTATTCTTATCATCGAACCGGTCCGGTCACTTCCAGCTCGGCACACCATGCAATCCAGCTACACCCCTGCACCAAAATGCAGCAGTTCGAATCCAAAGTGCAGCAAATTGGCCGCTAACTCGAAGAATACGCTAGAATTAAAAACGGAGGAGTGGGTGAGCGGTTGAAACCGGCGGTCTTGAAAACCGTTAGACCCGAAAGGGTCTCGGGGGTTCGAATCCCTCCTCCTCCGCCAGAATGCACAGAGAGATCCCTCGAGGCACCCGCCTGTGGCGGGCTCTCTGGGGATTCCGGCAGCGGGCGCCCGCGGCACTCCTGCCCGCTACATGCCGCAAATCCGCATCGCGCGTCCGCCGCCCGGCGATTGCAGCGATTCGCAAAGGCCGCGTATACCTTTTTCGTTTATCCTTAGGCCATAGCGCGAGAACAGTTTTCTTGGATTTCCCCGCAGACGAATAGAATAGGGCACAAGGTCATTCTTGATGGCTTCGGCCCGCTCATACGGCTGGTTGATCGGCGCCTGGGTTGTGGTCCTGGGGGGGTACACCGCTGCCTTCCTGACGATCAAGCCCGGGTATTCGCTGACGGCGTTCGGGGATCTGACGCAGTGCGTTCTTCCGCTGCTGGTGAATGGCTGCCTGCTGCTCAACGCCGGGACGTCGCAGTGGCGGCGCAATATTTTCTGGATGTTGCTGGCGCTGAGCTGCACGCTGTGGATGTTCGGGCAGTTTCAATGGGCGTATTTCGAAGTCTATCTGCGGGAGCCGCTCCCGGACCTTTTCCCTGGCGACATCATCTTCTTCCTGCGCGGGGTACCGCTGATGGCAGCGCTGGCCCTGCAGCCGCACTGGCGGCGCGCGGAGCCGCAGTGGCGCTACGGATATCTTGATTTCGGGCTGCTGCTGGCCTGGTGGGTGTTTCTCTACGGGTTTGTCGTGCTTCCCTGGATGTATGCCGCGCCCTTGATCGGACAGTACAACTTCAACTACAACCTGCTGGCGAACATTCAGAATCTGTTGATTGGGGGCGGCCTCGGGTATCTCTGGCTGCGCACGCGCGGTTCCTGGCGGAAGATCTATGCGCATCTCTTCGCGGGCACCACGCTGTACATGCTGGCTTCCCTGGTGATCAACGTGGCCATCGACGAACACAAGTACCACACCGGCAGCTTCTATGATCTGCCGCTGCTCGCCTCCTTTCTGTGGCTGGGAACGGCGGGCCTGGTGGGCTACCGCCACCGCGCCGAACTCGAAGCGCCCGGGGGGGAAGGCGATGCAGACAGGAACAGCGAACTGCATCGCCGCGAAAATGTGGTGATATCGCGCCTGGCGATTGCTACCGTGCTTTCGCTGCCGCTGTTTGCCATCTGGGCTCTGCGTTTCAGCGAAGATCCCGGTCCGGTAATTGATTTTCGCCTGATGGAGGTGCTGCTGGCTTCTATGCCTCTCGGGGTTCTCGTTTTTTTCCGGCAACACCTGAGCGAGGCCGATCGCTCTCGCCTTCTGTCCGCATCCCAAAATTCCGTCGCGGATCTGCAGCGGATGCAGGCGCATCTGGTGCAGTCGGAGAAGCTGGCCTCGCTGGGCCAGCTGGCCGCGGGCGCTGCGCACGAAATCAACAATCCGCTTACCGCCATCCTGGGTTTTTCCGACCTGCTTGCCGAGGACACCACGCTGCCCGAAAAGCCGCGCCTGATTGCGGGCAAGATCCGTGAACAGGCGCGGCGCACCAAGACGCTGGTGGCCAATCTGCAGAGCTTCGCACGGCAGGTGCCCAGCGAGCGCGTGCTCCTGGACATCAACACCATCATCAGCAATGCCGTGCAATTGCGCGCGCTGGACTTATCCGCCTCCACACGCATCGACCTGCAGCTCGAACCCGTCCTCCCCGGCGTGCGCGGCGACGGCAATCAACTGCTACAGATTTTCTTCAACATCCTGAGCAATGCCTTGGATGCCATGGAGGCCGCCGGGGGCGTCCTGACCATCAAGAGCATGCGCGAGCGCGGCAACGTCGTGGTGCTCTTCTCCGATACCGGCCCCGGGATGCGGGAGCCGAATCGCGTTTTCGATCCCTTCTACACCACCAAGCCCGTGGGCAAAGGCACCGGGCTGGGCCTGAGTATCTGCTACGGATTCGTGCAGGAGCACGGCGGCACGATCACCTGCGCCAACCGCCGGGAGGGAGGCGCGGTCTTCCGCGTCGAACTGCCCGCGGTCCTGGCCTCTTTCCCCGTGCGCGATCACAACACGCCGGTACCGCTCCCGCTGGTGCCAAAGAAGTCCTGACGGGCGCTCCCGCACACTATCTCTCATGCCGGACCTCGCGTACAATTCCGGAAAAGGAGATTCCCTTGCGAAACATTCAATGGCCGCTGGTTTGTCTGCTCTTCCCGGTTCTGTTGCTGGCGCCGCGGGCCGCCGCCCAGGACCCCTTGGGGAGCCTCGGGAAAATGCAGGGCACGCCGGCCGTGGCGGGGTATGAGCAGGAGCTGGCCGCGGAACTGCGCGAGAAATTACAGGAATTTTCGCCGCACACGGACAATCTGGGCAATGTCTACGTCACGCTGGGCAGCGGCGCGCCGCACCGGCTGATCGTGACCGCAGTGGACGAGCCGGGCTACGTCGTCAGTGCCATCACGCCGGAGGGGTTTCTGCGCGTGCAGCGGCTGCCGCAGGGCGCGCCGAATGCGGTGTTCGATCTGCTGCATGCGGCGCAGCCGGTGTGGGTGATGACGCGCGGCGGAAAGAAGATTCCGGGCGTGTTCGCGGGGCTTTCGGTGCACCTGCAGCCGGCACGGCAGAACGCGCCGAAGATGGCGCATCCCGATGAGATGTACGTGGACATCGGCGCGGGCAGCGCGGAAGAGGTGCGCGCCGCCGGGGTGGACGTGCTCGATCCGCTGGCCCTGCAGCGCAGCGCGTTCTCCGTGGGCGCGACCTCCCTGGCCGGGCCGGCGCTCGGCGACCGCGCCGGCGCCGCGGCACTGGTGGCTGTGCTGGAGAGCCTGGACCGCAGCCACGTCCACGGCACGCTGACAGTTGCGTTTGTCACCCAGCAGTGGACCGGCGGCCGCGGCTTGGAGCGTCTGCTGAACGAATTTCATCCCGACGAGATGATCTATGTGGGGCGCTTGTTTCCGCCCAAGGCGAATCCGGCCTCCGGAGCAGCCGCGTCTCCCGGCAGCGGGGTGCTGCTGGGAGTGGCGGACGCGGGGGCGCCGCTGGCGGATTTTCCGGCCGCAGTCAAGCAGCTCGCCGAAGCCAATCACATCCCCGTGCACACGATGACCGCGGCTCCTCCGCGCATCGCCGGCTACGCCAAGGCCAGCGCTTTTCCTGCGCGGTTCGCGCAGGTTTTCGTCCCCACGCTTTGGGCGGTCACGCCGGGCGAAGTGTTGAATTCTGGGGACCTCGCGCAGCTTGCGAACCTGCTGGCGCTGTATGCCGGATCCGCGCAGCCGCATGTCCTGCTCGGCAGCGGGCCGGCTGGGCTGGATAGTCCCGCGGCATTCTCCCTGCCGGCGCTGGTGCGGGCCTACGGGGCAAGCGGTCATGAAGGGGCGGTGCGGGAAAAGGTGAAGCAGCTTCTGCCCAAGTGGGCGAAGACGGAGACGGACGCGGCGGGAAACTTGGTCCTGCATCTCGGCGACGCCAAGGGGAAGGCCAGTGCGAAGACGCCGCGCATCGTGTTCGTGGCGCACATGGACGAGATCGGTTACCAGGTGCGGGCGATCGAGCCGGACGGGCGGCTGCTGGTGGACGTGCTGGGCGGGGGCTTCACCGAATATTTTCTCGGGCACGTCGTGCTGGTGCACAAGGCGGACGGTAGTTCGGTGGGCGGGGTGCTCGAGTTGCCCGCCGGCTGGGATCAGCCGGGGTTCGAATGGCCGCGCGGGATGAAGGCGATGGACGAGCCGTCGCATGTCTATGTGGGCACGAAATCGGCGGAGGAGACGCAGAAGCTGGGAATCCAGGCCGGGGACTGGATCACGATACCCAAGGAGTACCGGGCGTTGCTGGGGACGCGGGCGAATGGGCGCAGCTTCGACGATCGCGTGGGCTGCGCGGCGCTGGTGGAAGCGGTGCGGGCGCTGGGGCCGGAGCTGGTAGGACGCGATGTCACGTTCCTCTGGTCCACCGAAGAAGAGGTGGGACTGAAGGGGGCCGCGGCCGCTGCGGAGCGCATGGAGAAAGAGGGCCGGGCTCCGGATTTCATCTTCGCCATCGATACCTTTGTGAGCTCGGATTCGCCGCTGGAATCGAAGCGCTTTGCCGATGCGGAGACCGGCAAGGGCTTCGTGGTGCGCGCGGTGGACAATTCGAATATCGTGCCGCGGGAGTACGTGGACCGCGTTTTGGCGCTGGCGCGGGAGAACCAGATAGCGGCGCAATACGGAGTGACCGGGGGCGGGAACGACGGCGCGGTCTTTACGCGCTACGGAACGGTGGATATCGCGCTGGGCTGGCCGCTGCGCTATTCGCACTCGCCCGCAGAGGTGATCGACACGCGCGACGCGGACGCGCTGGCGCGGATCATCGCAGTGCTGGCGAAGAGCTGGTAGGGGAACTCGTCAACCAGAGTTGCGCAGGGCTTCGGCATAGCGGGCGGCGATGGCGCTCCAGGAAAAATAGTTCTGCTGGGCACAGCGGCTGCGCTCGCGCAGGGCGCCGCGCAACCGCGCATCGCTGAGGACGCGCTCCAAAGCGGCGGCGAGACCTTCGCTGTCGCCTTCCTTTACCAGGACGACTCCGGCTTCGGTGATGGGCGCGGTGGTGTCCGGGCCGCTGTAGGCGACGACCGGGAGGCCGCAGGCAATGCCCGCCAAAGCGCTGCTGCGACGCGTGGAGACCTGCCCGCGCGCAAACAGCAGCACATCCGCTTGCGCCAGCGTGCGCGCTACCTCCTCTGCGGGCAGCACGCCCAGCGTTTGCAACTCAATGCGGGAAGCGTCCAGCTCCTTTTCGAAGGCGCTGCGGGCTTCCTGGGAGTGGCGGCCGAGGACCACGAGGCGCAGGCGTCCCGCCGGCGGGGTGGCAAACCGCACGGCCTGGGCGATCACACGCGCTTCCCGCGCAATGTTGGCCCCGCCGGTCACGCCGAAGACGGCCACGCAGAGCGGCGCAGCCGGATCTTTTTCCGCGGTGCACCAGAAACGTTCCGGCGCATGCAGATTGGCGCCCACGGGAATGAAGAGCGCTTTGTGGGGCTGATCCGGAACCCACGCCAGGGTTTCCGGGAGAATCGTGAAGAAGGCGAGATCCGCGAGGCGAAAAGTTTCGCGCATGGCATGGTGCTGGAAAGTCTGGCGGATGCTGTCGACCACCCGGCCGCCGGAATAGGGGTGGACGTCGTGGAAGACCACGCCGCAGCGCGCGCCGGATTTTTTCAGTAAGCGCAGGAGGCGCGGCACACGCAGGGGAAAGCCGTGGCGCGACCAGGCGAGAGCGGTGTATTGAAGAAGGACCCAGGCGCCGCGCCACCCGGCGGCCTGCTGGCGCAGTTCCGCGAGCGCGGCGGACCAGCCGCGTTCCGCCCACGGCACGCGCACCATCTCGCAGGCGAAGCCGTGCGGCTGCAGGGCCGCGCCAAGATAGCCGCAGTACTCCTCGATGGCGTCGGTCGGCGCGTCGCGATGGCCAAGCAGCGCAATGCACTTTTGTGTCATCGAGGAAGCGCCAGTACATGGTGTTCGCCGCAAGGCTGGCAGGCATAACCGTGGAGGGAAAATTCTCCGAGTAGGATGCGGCGATTCTCTTCGCTATGCATTTCGCACAGAATTCCAGGGCGCCTCTCCTGCAGCAGGTTCTGTGCGCCGCGGAAGACTTCGACTTCGGCGCCTTCGACGTCACATTTCACAAAATCCGGAGGTCCGGACGTCCGCGCATATTCATCCAGGGATACGGCGTTCACCGGAATCGTATTTCCGGCGCCGGCGCTAACGACGCGTCCGAGACCCCGATCGGGTGAGCTGCGCGGATCCGTGCGCTCAAATAAAACCCCGCATGACTCCGACCAGACGGCCCTCTGCTCCACGGTGACCTGAGCGCAAGCGTTGCGTGCAACATGTTCGCGGAGTCGTGCGGCAACCTCGGGATCAGCTTCGAAAGACGTGACGCGGCCTTCCGGACCAACAAGGCGCGCAGCGAGGATCGTGAAGAAACCCACGTTTGCACCGATATCGTAAAACACCATCCCGGGACGCAATTGCTGCTGGAGGACGCTTTGTACTTCTGGCTCGACTTGACCCTCAAAATAGGGCCGGCCGGTGCGCGGATTCAAATGAAGCCAGAGTCCTGCGGCCGGACCGCGCTGAACCTGCACCCAGGTCCGCGCATTGCGCGGGACAAACATCCCACTTGCCCAGCTCACACACGGGCCGATCAGAGGAAGACGCCGAAGCCCCGCGAGCGGCGAAGCGTATCGCAAGAAAAGCCGCGCCAGCCGGTCGCTCGAAGCACTCACGTTATTTCTCCACCAGGAAGCTGCCGATGAGCAGCGCATCCATGCCGGAGCTGAAGAAAGTGCGGATGGCATCGGTCGGCGTATGCACGATGGCTTCGCCGCGCAAATTGAAGGATGTGTTCATCACCACGTAGACTCCCGTGCGCTTGCCGAATTCGTCGATCAGCCGCCAGTACAGCGGGTTGATCGCCTTCTCCACGGTTTGCGGGCGCGCGCTGCCGTCCACGTGTGTGACGGAGGGAATGACACAGCGCTTTTCGGGCTTCACCTGCGCGGTCAGGATCATGAACGGAGAATCGGTGGCGCTTTCGATGTATTCGGAGGCTTTCTCGGC
Protein-coding sequences here:
- the nrfD gene encoding polysulfide reductase NrfD, with protein sequence MISKREAHLLSTLTETSGRFYRLIALLLAVVLWGLYAYVHQLRHGLVVTGMRDEVSWGLYITNFVFFIGISHAGTLISAILRVTHTEWRRPITRLAEAITVFALCIGGPMVIIDLGRPERMLNLFRYGRIQSPILWDVLSVSTYLTGCILYLYIPMIPDFALLAEQSSLGAWRRRFYKKLSLGWTGSSTQWALLERAISVMAVVIIPLAISVHTVVSWIFAMTLRPGWNSSIFGPYFVVGAIYSGAAAVIFSMYVLRRVLRLQDYLEPVHFRNLGLLLLSFAMLYLYFNINEYLTMGYKFEGIEKEYLTRLFFGDYAPMFWTVQAVGVFIPALLLMAVLGLGRHQSFTIPGVALASFLAIVGAWAKRYLIVVPTLSSPFLPGQRIPWEWTHYRPTWVEWSVTAAAVAVFLLIYALFSKLFPMVSIWETREPEVAPVETEAAAPAPRGWGAISSIPIVLITLTLAGASLAHAGETRKPRKPAPTALSLEWQALPADKLAATSPEEAPPDAITAGRVQHSLSQLFGQLHFGSKSGEEQKPSSAIALKATLKDARGAPVAMQAVSFSLRTSFGLVQYGSRPTNEEGKAELVVRDQRYGRYPVLVAYGGDEAFGGTRAEILVDFGSRPTPALPTAGVLIAPYATAAIGLPFVIFYGIMWVVYLYAFGYLILWRMRRSGQEKHPH
- a CDS encoding c-type cytochrome: MQRTSALSQFNSWLTFRRLSSCLSVPVLCAALLLAAGAGFGQGNPAAAGADQHPNAGQVWTPQLNAADRCATCHPQLPPPNTTQLSLQQPNRVDPLVPHHTKDWGCTVCHRGQGAAAEKEQAHQPELAPAQPLLPTSYIQASCGICHRADLPDTPQLNRGRLLLSEFGCLGCHRLEGIERPAMLGPDLTDIGSKVSAEWIYKWLKEPRTIIDDAGNAIVSGYQMEPRMPQFRLNEEELRDLSAYLSSLRSKPLEPYKFDPQVVAALENSPDLVDQGEARFRQMFCTTCHSLAVTRGGETKLIGGDIGPEMTKVGSKVNPDWLVAWLRNPQAFLPKSKMPRYEWSDQDLYVVTRFISTKLTDPDLLQGIPKLGAPTPEQIRFGRRQFLKKGCGSCHAVSGMKLQEDFGPNLASLGAESISHLHFGNAKIPRSLVAYLQAKISDPISVNPTAEMPQYRFNSADLDAMTTALLSMTGAPSSGAMERLIVPRTQAEFHPTGAFAQVYERYKCYVCHQFNGYGGTLATDLSYEGSRAQRQWLIDFLKNPQTLRPSLILRMPQFNMTDQEASILADSIGRDLRSPAVNPASVEPAQFTPQMAALGKQLYEVKYQCQACHSIGAGGGYVGPDLSNVGNWMTAAWIEAWLKDPQALLPGGIEPRRALAEDEVKALTAYLMTLRQSEPAGRAAAAAGVGQ
- a CDS encoding cytochrome c; amino-acid sequence: MRKHFAFVALALYLAMNFSAYRGGATVQAEPRQKAYAMEPDWNDPQRLIPLNYQQARGKRLFYQYCVWCHADSTPAGPSNRSNLNPVPPLLNDGAALNGKSNEFLLDITTLGGSAMGKSAMMPPYGRTLTREEIQALIAYARAIAQPLYQPPAPREPEH
- a CDS encoding HAMP domain-containing histidine kinase, which gives rise to MMASARSYGWLIGAWVVVLGGYTAAFLTIKPGYSLTAFGDLTQCVLPLLVNGCLLLNAGTSQWRRNIFWMLLALSCTLWMFGQFQWAYFEVYLREPLPDLFPGDIIFFLRGVPLMAALALQPHWRRAEPQWRYGYLDFGLLLAWWVFLYGFVVLPWMYAAPLIGQYNFNYNLLANIQNLLIGGGLGYLWLRTRGSWRKIYAHLFAGTTLYMLASLVINVAIDEHKYHTGSFYDLPLLASFLWLGTAGLVGYRHRAELEAPGGEGDADRNSELHRRENVVISRLAIATVLSLPLFAIWALRFSEDPGPVIDFRLMEVLLASMPLGVLVFFRQHLSEADRSRLLSASQNSVADLQRMQAHLVQSEKLASLGQLAAGAAHEINNPLTAILGFSDLLAEDTTLPEKPRLIAGKIREQARRTKTLVANLQSFARQVPSERVLLDINTIISNAVQLRALDLSASTRIDLQLEPVLPGVRGDGNQLLQIFFNILSNALDAMEAAGGVLTIKSMRERGNVVVLFSDTGPGMREPNRVFDPFYTTKPVGKGTGLGLSICYGFVQEHGGTITCANRREGGAVFRVELPAVLASFPVRDHNTPVPLPLVPKKS
- a CDS encoding M20/M25/M40 family metallo-hydrolase — protein: MRNIQWPLVCLLFPVLLLAPRAAAQDPLGSLGKMQGTPAVAGYEQELAAELREKLQEFSPHTDNLGNVYVTLGSGAPHRLIVTAVDEPGYVVSAITPEGFLRVQRLPQGAPNAVFDLLHAAQPVWVMTRGGKKIPGVFAGLSVHLQPARQNAPKMAHPDEMYVDIGAGSAEEVRAAGVDVLDPLALQRSAFSVGATSLAGPALGDRAGAAALVAVLESLDRSHVHGTLTVAFVTQQWTGGRGLERLLNEFHPDEMIYVGRLFPPKANPASGAAASPGSGVLLGVADAGAPLADFPAAVKQLAEANHIPVHTMTAAPPRIAGYAKASAFPARFAQVFVPTLWAVTPGEVLNSGDLAQLANLLALYAGSAQPHVLLGSGPAGLDSPAAFSLPALVRAYGASGHEGAVREKVKQLLPKWAKTETDAAGNLVLHLGDAKGKASAKTPRIVFVAHMDEIGYQVRAIEPDGRLLVDVLGGGFTEYFLGHVVLVHKADGSSVGGVLELPAGWDQPGFEWPRGMKAMDEPSHVYVGTKSAEETQKLGIQAGDWITIPKEYRALLGTRANGRSFDDRVGCAALVEAVRALGPELVGRDVTFLWSTEEEVGLKGAAAAAERMEKEGRAPDFIFAIDTFVSSDSPLESKRFADAETGKGFVVRAVDNSNIVPREYVDRVLALARENQIAAQYGVTGGGNDGAVFTRYGTVDIALGWPLRYSHSPAEVIDTRDADALARIIAVLAKSW
- a CDS encoding glycosyltransferase yields the protein MTQKCIALLGHRDAPTDAIEEYCGYLGAALQPHGFACEMVRVPWAERGWSAALAELRQQAAGWRGAWVLLQYTALAWSRHGFPLRVPRLLRLLKKSGARCGVVFHDVHPYSGGRVVDSIRQTFQHHAMRETFRLADLAFFTILPETLAWVPDQPHKALFIPVGANLHAPERFWCTAEKDPAAPLCVAVFGVTGGANIAREARVIAQAVRFATPPAGRLRLVVLGRHSQEARSAFEKELDASRIELQTLGVLPAEEVARTLAQADVLLFARGQVSTRRSSALAGIACGLPVVAYSGPDTTAPITEAGVVLVKEGDSEGLAAALERVLSDARLRGALRERSRCAQQNYFSWSAIAARYAEALRNSG
- a CDS encoding FkbM family methyltransferase encodes the protein MFVPRNARTWVQVQRGPAAGLWLHLNPRTGRPYFEGQVEPEVQSVLQQQLRPGMVFYDIGANVGFFTILAARLVGPEGRVTSFEADPEVAARLREHVARNACAQVTVEQRAVWSESCGVLFERTDPRSSPDRGLGRVVSAGAGNTIPVNAVSLDEYARTSGPPDFVKCDVEGAEVEVFRGAQNLLQERRPGILCEMHSEENRRILLGEFSLHGYACQPCGEHHVLALPR